The genome window AACTTCGTCGATCGCTGGTCACAGAGCCTGCGCGACAAGCGTTACAACTTCAAGCAGTCGATGGCACACAAGCACGCTTACGTGATCGCGACGGGGGGAGACGAGCCGCGTGTAAAAGGGCTTCCACTCATCCAGCAATTCCAGTATATTTTCGGCTTCGTAGGCATGCCATTTGAAGGCTACATCATCGGGGAAGGCAACAAGCCGGGGGATGTGCTGGAGGATAGGCGGGCGCTTGCAGACGCTAAAATCCTGAACGGGCTGCTGAAAAGCAGACAGTAAACACAGCCTGGGATGCAAAAAAAAGACCGGATGATGTCCGGTCTTTTTTCGTTACGGATTAGTTTCCTTCCAAGTGCTTGATGATCGCCATCAGGTCCAGGTCGCCCAGGCCTTCCTCCAGTGCGTGGCGGTAGCTTGCGCCTGCAGATTCAGCCAGTGGAGTGGACACGCCGGCTTCGCGAGCCAATCGCAAATCCTTTGCCATATGCTTTAGTGCGAATGCTGCCGGATAGTTGTCAGCCAGCAGAGATGCAGCCTTGCCGCGGATGAGCGGGGTACCGACGGCACTTTCCGAGATGATGTTCAGCATCTGCTCCGTGCTGATTCCCAGCGAGCGTGCGAAAAGCAAGGTTTCTGATACGCCCTGTACGGTGATGCCGAGCAGCAGATTGATAGCCAGCTTCGCAGAAGTTCCTGCGCCATTTGGACCGAGATGGAGAGCGACTTTGCCGAGCTTGTCCAGCAAAGGCTTTGCTTCCTCATAAGCATCCTTGTCTCCGCCCACCATGATCACGAGAGTCCCTTCCTTGGCAGGACCGACGCTACCCGAAACAGGAGCGTCAAGAAAACGGAAGCCTGCTTGCTGGCAGTGTTCTGCGAGAAAGCGAGAGGTATCTGGAGAGACCGTGCTCATATCGATTGCGAGCTTGCCTCTTCCTGGCGTAGCGAGAATGCCATCGGGACCGGTATAGATCTCTTTCACAGCAGCATCGTCACTGACCATTGTAAAGAGGATGTCAGCTTCGTCTACCAGCTGTGCGATGGTTGATGCACCTTTTGCTCCCAAGGCGATCAGAGGTTCCGCTTTTTCCGGGGTACGATTCCAGACAGAGAGCTCATGGCCTGCCGCGAGCAGATTGCCAGCCATCGGGATCCCCATATTGCCTGAGCCTATCCAGCCAATTTTCATCGTTGTGAACTCCCTTTCCCGTTATTGTGCTGAATTTTGTTGTTGAACGAGTTGTTTGAGCCTATCATGCTTGGATTCCGTCATGGCAAAGAGCTCATCGAATCCAGCGGGCAGCGTTTTATCGAGAACGCGCAGTCCCTCTTCCGTAATGCCGCCTTTTGTCGCGACACGCTCAATCAGCTGATCAAAGCCCAGCTGTTCTTTTTGAAGCAGCATGGCGGTTCCGAGCATGGTTTCTACCAGCATGTGACGCGCCAGATCGATGGAAAGCTCAGGGGTCTTGCGCACAGCCGCTTGGGCAAAGGATTCCAAGATCCCGGCAATCAGACCTGGGGCACTGCTCGTCAAGATCGTCGCCGTCTCAATCGCTTGCTCGGAGATTTCCTGCGGCACGCTGATGGAGGAGAGGAGAGTCAGGAAATGCTCCCGTTGCTCCGGCGTGAGACGCTGGCTGCAAGCGTACAAGGAAACGCCACGCAGCTCCTGTGACGTCACGGTCGGAATCACCTTGCTGACTGCCCCGGTATGTACACCCTCCAAATCCGCGATACTCACACCCGCTGCGACCGAAACGACATGAGTCCGGGCCGGAATGGTGAGCTCACGCAATAGCGGAAGGATGTCCAGCGGTTTTGTACAGACGAACACGACATCAGAGTGATCGCATACCTCTTGAGCGGTCTTTCCGATCGCCAGCTTATATTCTGCCTGCAGCTGCTCCGCCTTCTCCTGTGTGCGGTTGAAGACCATCAGTTTTTCCGGAGCTGCAGCGCCGCTTTTGCAAAAGGCTTTGACCAGCATTTGTCCGATACTGCCCAATCCGATAATTCCGATATTCATTGATCCAACCTCCCAGCTTTCATTGTAGCGCAGCCCAAGCAAAAAAGGTACAGCCCCCATGGCTAGGGTAGCTGCACCTTTTAGACAGTCGTATTAGTCTTCCTCGGAGCGGAAGATCATGATGTACTTCGCCAGCTCCAAAACAGAGATCAGAGCAGCTGCCACGTACGTGAGGGCGGCGGCGCCAAGCACTTTGCTCGCGCTACGCTCCTCGGTGTTGCGGATGAAGCCCATTTGCACCATCAGCTTTTTCGCACGGCTGCTGGCGTTAAACTCTACAGGCAGCGTGATCAGCTGGAAAGCGACAGCTGCGGAGAAAAAGATGATCCCGATCAGCAAGAGTCCAGCCATGTGGAAAAAGAATCCCGCCAGAAGCAACAGCGGAGCTACACCCGAGACGAGGTTTACCACCGGGAAGATCCGGTGACGGGCTACCAGCATCGGGTAGGAAACCTTGTGCTGGATCGCATGACCTACCTCGTGGCAGGCAACGGACAGCGAAGAAATCGAATTGCCAAAGTACACAGGATCGGACAAACGAACGACACGGGAAAGCGGATCGTAGTGGTCTGTCAAAGTACCTGGGATATGCTCGACTGGAACGCTGGTGAGGCCGTTTGCATCCAGCATCCTGCGAGCTGCTTCTGCACCGGTCATCCCGGAGGAAGCGGGCACATCAGCAAACTTGTTAAATGTGCCTTTCACCCGGAATTGCGCCCAGAGTGACAGCAGAAACGCAATAATGATGAGAAAGTCCATAGGATGGAAAAACATTCACAATCACTCCTTATTGTATTCGTCATCGACGACAAAATCGCGATTTTACTACTTGTAAGTGTGTCCTATATCTATGTATACGAATATGCCATCTGGCAGTTTCATTATTTATTGTACAATCCATGAAGTTGTTTGACAATATTACCGATCGCTTATGTGTGCATGGAAAAAGTACTCCCCCGTTTTAGCGGAGGAGTTATATGAAGAAAAAAACAGACACATCCGGCCAGGTGAATGGTGGAATGCGTCTGTTTCAAAAGGTTAGCGATCGTGATTTTGCGTCTTGTGATGTTCGGTTTTTCTCGGTTTTTGGAAACCAACGACTTCCATCATCTTGGAACTCATTTTGGGATCCATTGTTTTTTCAGGAGCTTGCGGATAGGTATTTTCACCTTTTGACACAAAGATCCCTCCTTATGGGTACCTGCAAAAGTAGCATTCCCATAAGAATGAAAGCGGACCCTGGGAACGCTTCCCTTGGTCACTTGGGACAATGGCTTATGCGTTCAAAGCGGCGAAGGAGCGGTCAACGGCAGCGATCGTCTCGCGGATGTCCTCTTCCGTGTGCGCAGTCGTGACAAACCAGGCTTCGTACTTGGAGGGAGCGAGGCAGATTCCCTCATCGAGCATGAGACGGAAGAAACGGGCGAACAACTCGCCGTCTGCCTTCTGCGCTGCATCATAATCGCGGACAGGCTCGTCTGTAAAGTAGACAGCCAAAGCGCCTTTGACTCGGTTGAGCTGAATGGTCACCCCGTGGGTTTTCGCAGCCTCACGAATACCTGCTTCGAGCATGGTGCCCAAGCGTTCGAATTCATCGTAAACCCCCTGCTGCTTGAGGACTTCGAGGCAGGCGATTCCGGCGCGGATAGACGCTGGGTTTCCAGCCATCGTTCCCGCCTGATAAGCAGGACCGAGCGGAGCGACTTGCTCCATGATCTCGCGGCGGCCTCCGTAAGCGCCGATAGGCAAACCTCCGCCGATGATTTTGCCCAGTGCTGTCAAATCTGGCTCGACTCCGAGCAGATTTTGCGCACCGCCATAGCAGAAGCGGAAGGCGGTGATGACTTCATCGTAAACAACCAGTGCGCCCGCTTCATGCGTGATGCGGTTTACGGCTTCCAGGAAGCCCGGCTCTGGCGTCACGATACCGAAGTTGCCGACGATCGGTTCGACGAGGACAGCAGCAGTCTCACTGCCCCAGCGCTTCATGGCGTCAGCGAATGCTTCGATATCGTTGAAGGGGACGGTGATGACTTCGTTCGCGATGCTTTGCGGAATCCCCGCACTGTCTGGAATGCCGAGCGTGGATGGACCCGATCCAGCCGCTACCAGCACCAGGTCGGAGTGACCGTGGTAGCAGCCGGCAAACTTGATGATCTTGACGCGTCCGGTATAGGCGCGAGCGACGCGGATGCAGGTCATGACAGCCTCCGTGCCGGAGTTGTTGAAACGAATGCGTTCCATGGAAGGGATCGCTTCACGGATCATCGTGGCGAATTGTACCTCCCACGGGGTAGGCGTGCCGTATAGGGTCCCATTCGCAGCAGCTTCGCAAATGGCTTTCGTCACATGCGGATGAGCGTGCCCGGTGATGATGGGGCCGTAAGCCGCCAGGTAGTCAATGTATCGATTTCCGTCCACGTCCCAGAAATACGCTCCTTGGGCGCGTTCCATAGTGACGGGCGCCCCGCCTCCTACCGCTTTGAAGGAACGTGATGGGCTATTGACTCCTCCCAGAATCACATCCGTCGCTTGCTGGTGCAGGTGTGCGGATTTTTCACGGTTCATGTTTTTTTCCCTCTTTCTGTCCAAAAGATCTTCATTATCTTACCACAGCCGGAAGTTCGGTGGGTATGCACGGAGATCTATGGCTGAAAAAAAGGAAAAATGATACAATTTCGGAGCAGCTGAATACGAGAGAGAAGGCGGTTGTCCCAATGAAAATGGAATGCATTTCTGTCGCCGGGAGCGGCAAAATGAATGAGGATGCCTACGCCACCAATCAGGCGGAGCATCTTTTTGCTGTCGTGGATGGAGTGTCCTCACTCGTTCCGTATGAAAATGCAGCGGGACAGACGGGAGGTGCGATAGCGGCACAGCTCGTGAAGCAGTATGTGGAGGAAGCGAATGGAGCGCAGAGCTTGACGGAATTGCTTGCAGATGCAAACCTAAAGCTCAGAGAATGCATGAAAGAAGAGCAGATTGACCTCACGAAAAAGGATGCGCTGTGGGGAGCCGCATGTGCGTTGGTTCGTGTAAGCGAGTCACACATTGAGTACGCCCAGACAGGGGACTGCATGGTTTTCGCCGTCTATGCGGACGATACGGTCCGGCCTCTGACGTATCCACAGGTGAGTCATTTAGAGCAGGCGGCGTTTGCGAAATGGGAATCGGGTATTCAAGACGGAATGCGTCAGCGCGTAGAGCTGATCGAGCACTGTCGCGATATCCTCGTCTCCAACCGCTATCTGGCCAATGTGGCGGGAGGCTACGGGGTGATCAACGGGGAACCAGCCTGTTCCGAATTTTTGGAGTCTGGCCGTATCAATCGGATCCATTTGCGCGCACTCGTCTTGCTGACAGACGGCTTGTTTACACCGCGGCCATATGGAGGTCCGGAACCGAAATGGGAGGATACGGTCCTGCCGATCATCCACAAGGGACTGCAGCGCTATACCGACGAGCTGCTCCTGCTTGAAAACGGGGACCCTGAATGTCTTCACTATGTTCGCTTCAAGAAATCGGATGACAAGACGGGCATGGTCCTGTACTTTTCCTAGCCGCTAACAGTTTCCAGCACATTGGTTTTTGCACAATCGCAGTGCCTCATATACACTAACAGGTGGAATACAACCGAATACAAAAGGAGTAAACCATGATTCAAGTAAATCATTTGCAAAAGGAGTTCCGTATCCACCAGTCCAGAGCCGGATTGGGTGGTGCTTTTCGCGATCTGTTCAGTCGTGAATACAAGACGGTGAAAGCGGTGGATAACCTGTCTTTCACCGTGGAAGAAGGGGAGATGTTCGCTCTCATCGGGGAAAATGGAGCGGGCAAATCCACAACGATCAAGATGCTGACGGGCATTCTTACTCCCAGCGACGGCCAAATTGAGATCAATGGTTACGTCCCCTTCAAGGAACGCGAGGATTACGTCCGTTCCATCGGCGTCGTTTTTGGGCAACGCTCTCAGCTCTGGTGGGACTTATCTCCGATGGAGTCGTTTCGTCTGCTCAAGAGCGTCTACAAGGTAGATGAAACAGAAGGTGAAAAGTGGTTGAACCGCCTGATCGAGGAGCTGGATATATCCTCGTTCGTCAGCCAGCCGGTTCGAAAGCTCAGCCTGGGCCAGCGGATGCGCTGCGAGATAGCGGCCTCGTTGATTCACAAGCCGAGATTGCTGTTCCTTGATGAACCGACAGTGGGATTGGATGTTTTGGTCAAACAAAAGATTCGGGAGTTTCTGCGGAATTTGAACGAAACGGAAAACATGACGATCCTGCTGACTACGCATGATGTGTCAGATATTGAGGCGCTGTGTAAACGGGTGCTTGTCATGGACAAAGGAAAGCTGATATTCGACGGGCTCCTCAGCGATTTGAAAGAGCGCTGGGGCAATGGTACCGAGGTGTCCTTCCAGATGAAGAAGCGCACATCTGCAGAGGAGCTCCGCCGCGTACTGGGTGAGATGCCCTGTGAGATCGAGCAAGTCAATGAATATACCTTGAGCGTGCAGGTGGCGCGGAGCCAGGAAATGCTGCCTTATGTCTTGTCCACGGTGATGTCATCCTTTGATGTGAGCGACGTCAAAATCATGGAGACGAGCACAGAGGATATCGTGCGCAACATTTACTCCACGGACAGCGAGGTAGCGAGTCATGCGTAAGCTCTACATGGAACTGATCCGCATGCGCTTTTTGACGATGCTGGCCTACCGGGTGAATTATTACAGCGGAATCATCATCTACGCCATCAATATCGGGGCGTATTACTTTTTGTGGGGCGCGATCTACGGCGGTCAGCAGCAGCTGGGCGGTCTCTCCGTCGAGCAGATGACCTCCTACGTGGCGATCGCGTGGATGTCCCGCGCCTTTTATTTCAACAACATCGATATGGAAATCGCCCAAGACGTCAGGGAAGGGAAAGTCGCCATTGAAATGATCCGGCCGTACAATTACCTTTCCGTCAAGACCGCGCAGGCGTTTGGGGAAGGCATCTTCCGCTTCCTGTTTTTCGCAGGGCCGGGGATCTTTTTGATCAGCTTGATTATCCCGTTCAGCTTCCCTGCGACGGCGCAAGGCTGGGGATTGTACTTAATGAGCCTGATGTTCGCCTTTTTCATCAACACACAGGTCAATTTGCTGACGGGACTCTTCACGTTTTTCCTGTTCCGCAATGATGGCATGATGCGTGCGAAGCGGGTCATTGTGGACCTCATGTCGGGTCTTGTTTTGCCTATCAGCTTCTTTCCGGGATGGGCGCAGACGATCATGGGCTTCCTGCCGTTTCAGGCGATCAATTACTATCCGAGCCTGATCTTTACCGGTGCGATCCCGGCTGGCAGAGCATGGGAGCTGATCGGCTTTCAGGTCATCTGGATGTTCGTGATCCTGGTCCCTATCCTGATTCTATGGCGAGTGGCCCGCAACCGGCTGGTCGTACAGGGAGGGTAAGACGGACATGCGGAATTTGAAACACATCTTCCATATTTTTGCTGACTACCTAGGCCAGTATTTCAAGACGAGGCTCGCCTATCGGGCAGATTTTCTCGGGGATTTGGCCTCCAATCTGATCTCTGAGCTGATCAACCTCGTCTTTATCATCGTCGTGTTCCAGCACGTGCCGCTCATGGGCGAATGGACGCGCGACGAGATCATCTTCATTTACGGGTTCTTTTTGGTGCCGTACGCGCTGTTCTCGATCTTCTTTGGCTTTTGGGATTTCAACGAGCGCTATATCATCCGCGGGGAAATGGACCGGATCCTCACCAGACCCGTGCACAATCTGGCGCAGGTCTGCCTGGAGTCCATCGCCCCTGACCGGATCTTCGGGGTGATTTCCGGCCTGATCATTATGGCGTATGCGGCGATTCAGCTGGATCTCGTCTTTTACTGGTACGACCCGATCATTTTCATCGTGCTGTCCATCAGTGGCGCGCTCATTTACGGAGGCGTGTACACGGCGATTTCCGCCATCAGCTTTTTCTCCGACTCGCGTACGGGCATCACGCCGATGATCTACAATATTCAGCAGTACGGGCGCTATCCGGTTGACGTGTACAACAAAGTCATTCGCTTTGTGCTGACGTACGTGCTTCCGTTTGCCTTTGTGGGTGTGTATCCAGCGGCCTACTTCCTCCGGAAAGAAACGTGGTACATCTATGCAGCGATGACCCCGGTGATGGCCGTTATCTTCTTTGGCATCGGGCTTCTGGTTTGGAATATCGGAGTGAGCAAGTATCGAGGAGCGGGTTCATAGCCCGCTCCTTTTCTTTAGGAAAGCCTGGTGACAACCGGCGTTATGGGAAATCAGCCCCTGACGTTTTGTGACCAGGCTATTTCTCTTTTTCACAGAAAAAATGCAACACGGAAAAAAGATGTGACCAAAGCTTGAGCAGGGGGATCTAATTACTGTAAATATCGAACAGAAAGGAGTGGAGAATGTGGAGCTAACCCAACAGGTGATCCTTGCCAAGCAAGGTGATCGGGATGCATTTATCCGTCTGATGAAGCACGTAGAGAGCCCTTTGCACAACACGGCCAAGTCCATCCTGAAAAAGGACGAGGATGTCGCGGATGCTCTCCAGGAAACGATCTTGCTTGCCTATAAATCTCTTCCTAGTCTTCGTGAGCCAAGCTTTTTTAAGACGTGGATATTTCGAATCCTGATCAATGCGTGCAAAAAGATAGCAGCAAGTCGGTCCCGTAACGTTTCGATGGCGGATATTCCTGTGGTGCAGTCTTTCTCCCCTGAGTACGAGGATGTCGACTTGAAGGAAGCCGTTGACAGGCTGGAGGAGCAGCAGCGCATGGTCGTTGTCCTCTTTTATTTTGAAGATATGCCTTTGCGACAAGTAGCGGAAGTATTGGAGATTTCGGAGAGCGCCGCAAAAATGAGGCTCAGCCGGGCGCGAAAAACGTTGCTGGACCATTTGATGCCAATCGGGAAGGGTGCGATGAACTATGGATCTATCTAAATTGGAAGTCGAACTGAAAAAATATAAATCTGCGGAAAATACGAGTATGTCATTACTTGTTCGATCTCGGCTTGATGAAACTTACGCTTCGCTCCCTGAAAGGCCTTGTCTACCAAAAGGAAGAGCACCCCGTCCGCGTCTTTGGAAAACGGCATCTGTTGCAGCTGCGGCCATCCTTTTGGGTGCTACGGTTTTTGCATCGGGCTTTATCTCGCCTGCCATGGCCAAATCCCTCAAGCAAATACCGGTGGTGGGCAGTCTGTTCAGCTCGATTGAAGCGGATCTTGGGTTGCGCGCAGCAGGAGAACAAGGTCTCACTGCCAAGGTCAATGCAGGCATCTCCTATCAGGACGTGAAGCTGGATGTAACGGAAACAGTCTACGATGGAACACGTGCCGTCTTTTTGCTCCGCGTAACCGCACCGAATTTGAAAGAAGGCATGTTTGATACGGGAGAAGAAGCCGTAAAGCTCAGCAACGCGATAGACAGCGTTGTATTCAAAGTCAATGGACAAGTAAAAGAAGGCGTCAATTATGCCTCTGCGGGAGCTGCCAACCCGAATGTCCTCGTTTTCGAGAATGTTTTGCCAGCGGTCGATCGGAATGCAACCACGACGATACCGGATCCTTTTCACGCAGAAGTATTGGTAAAACTGGCAGGTATCGATCATGAGTTTACCTTGGACGTTCCATTCCACAAAACGACGAAGGGCATCGTCAACTTGAAGCCGAATGCAAGCCGATCAAGCGATCAAGGGTCACTCACTGTCTCTGAGGTGAATGTAACTCCTGTGACGACGCGATTGGTGACGACGATCAAACTGGCTGATCAAGCATCGGAACGATTGTCCCATACTAGAGTTGCGGTGTATGATGACCAAGGTCGTCAGCTGCCAGCTCTCAACGGTGAGGGAACATTCGTAGAGAATGGCATTACCTTTGATGGGCGATATGCAACTACTGGAAAGACCAAGTATTTGATTATCAAGCCTTTTGAATACGAGGATGATTTCTCTGAAAAGGTGCGTGAGGATCAGTTTATCGAGGGCTTGGAATTGAAAATTGATCTCCCGTCTCAAAGCGAGCAATAGAGTACGGGCGGCTAAATGATTTCAAGAGCTGAGAGGATGCAAATCCCTCGGCTTTTTTCTATGAAGCGAAAAAAGTTGTGTACAAAAAAATCAAAAGGGCTCATTCCTATAATTCCTACAAAAAACATCGGAAAATGCCAAAATCGCATTTTCAACTATTGTCAAATCAAAAAACCGCAGTATAATATGCTGTATACAACAACAAACACATTCCTTCGGGGCAGGGTGAAATTCCCGACCGGCGGTGATCATGCTTTGATGCATGTAAGCCCGCGAGCCTCCCGAGCTGATCGCAGCAGGGAGTGCAGGATCTGGTGCGATTCCAGAGCCGACAGTACAGTCTGGATGGGAGAAGGATGACGACAGTACGTTACCACACGTGCTTGTTTACCTGTGCAAAC of Brevibacillus choshinensis contains these proteins:
- a CDS encoding RNA polymerase sigma factor; the protein is MELTQQVILAKQGDRDAFIRLMKHVESPLHNTAKSILKKDEDVADALQETILLAYKSLPSLREPSFFKTWIFRILINACKKIAASRSRNVSMADIPVVQSFSPEYEDVDLKEAVDRLEEQQRMVVVLFYFEDMPLRQVAEVLEISESAAKMRLSRARKTLLDHLMPIGKGAMNYGSI
- a CDS encoding ABC transporter permease; protein product: MRNLKHIFHIFADYLGQYFKTRLAYRADFLGDLASNLISELINLVFIIVVFQHVPLMGEWTRDEIIFIYGFFLVPYALFSIFFGFWDFNERYIIRGEMDRILTRPVHNLAQVCLESIAPDRIFGVISGLIIMAYAAIQLDLVFYWYDPIIFIVLSISGALIYGGVYTAISAISFFSDSRTGITPMIYNIQQYGRYPVDVYNKVIRFVLTYVLPFAFVGVYPAAYFLRKETWYIYAAMTPVMAVIFFGIGLLVWNIGVSKYRGAGS
- a CDS encoding DUF4179 domain-containing protein — encoded protein: MSLLVRSRLDETYASLPERPCLPKGRAPRPRLWKTASVAAAAILLGATVFASGFISPAMAKSLKQIPVVGSLFSSIEADLGLRAAGEQGLTAKVNAGISYQDVKLDVTETVYDGTRAVFLLRVTAPNLKEGMFDTGEEAVKLSNAIDSVVFKVNGQVKEGVNYASAGAANPNVLVFENVLPAVDRNATTTIPDPFHAEVLVKLAGIDHEFTLDVPFHKTTKGIVNLKPNASRSSDQGSLTVSEVNVTPVTTRLVTTIKLADQASERLSHTRVAVYDDQGRQLPALNGEGTFVENGITFDGRYATTGKTKYLIIKPFEYEDDFSEKVREDQFIEGLELKIDLPSQSEQ
- a CDS encoding ABC transporter permease, coding for MRKLYMELIRMRFLTMLAYRVNYYSGIIIYAINIGAYYFLWGAIYGGQQQLGGLSVEQMTSYVAIAWMSRAFYFNNIDMEIAQDVREGKVAIEMIRPYNYLSVKTAQAFGEGIFRFLFFAGPGIFLISLIIPFSFPATAQGWGLYLMSLMFAFFINTQVNLLTGLFTFFLFRNDGMMRAKRVIVDLMSGLVLPISFFPGWAQTIMGFLPFQAINYYPSLIFTGAIPAGRAWELIGFQVIWMFVILVPILILWRVARNRLVVQGG
- a CDS encoding NAD(P)-binding domain-containing protein codes for the protein MNIGIIGLGSIGQMLVKAFCKSGAAAPEKLMVFNRTQEKAEQLQAEYKLAIGKTAQEVCDHSDVVFVCTKPLDILPLLRELTIPARTHVVSVAAGVSIADLEGVHTGAVSKVIPTVTSQELRGVSLYACSQRLTPEQREHFLTLLSSISVPQEISEQAIETATILTSSAPGLIAGILESFAQAAVRKTPELSIDLARHMLVETMLGTAMLLQKEQLGFDQLIERVATKGGITEEGLRVLDKTLPAGFDELFAMTESKHDRLKQLVQQQNSAQ
- a CDS encoding flavodoxin family protein, producing the protein MNVLVLYGSSRDNGNTEQLTQLVLDGVPHTSIRLRDKHIESIHDQRHEPDGFASVADDYDEVTKAVLDHDVLIFATPIYWYGMSGHMKNFVDRWSQSLRDKRYNFKQSMAHKHAYVIATGGDEPRVKGLPLIQQFQYIFGFVGMPFEGYIIGEGNKPGDVLEDRRALADAKILNGLLKSRQ
- a CDS encoding protein phosphatase 2C domain-containing protein, which encodes MKMECISVAGSGKMNEDAYATNQAEHLFAVVDGVSSLVPYENAAGQTGGAIAAQLVKQYVEEANGAQSLTELLADANLKLRECMKEEQIDLTKKDALWGAACALVRVSESHIEYAQTGDCMVFAVYADDTVRPLTYPQVSHLEQAAFAKWESGIQDGMRQRVELIEHCRDILVSNRYLANVAGGYGVINGEPACSEFLESGRINRIHLRALVLLTDGLFTPRPYGGPEPKWEDTVLPIIHKGLQRYTDELLLLENGDPECLHYVRFKKSDDKTGMVLYFS
- a CDS encoding NAD(P)-dependent oxidoreductase encodes the protein MKIGWIGSGNMGIPMAGNLLAAGHELSVWNRTPEKAEPLIALGAKGASTIAQLVDEADILFTMVSDDAAVKEIYTGPDGILATPGRGKLAIDMSTVSPDTSRFLAEHCQQAGFRFLDAPVSGSVGPAKEGTLVIMVGGDKDAYEEAKPLLDKLGKVALHLGPNGAGTSAKLAINLLLGITVQGVSETLLFARSLGISTEQMLNIISESAVGTPLIRGKAASLLADNYPAAFALKHMAKDLRLAREAGVSTPLAESAGASYRHALEEGLGDLDLMAIIKHLEGN
- a CDS encoding zinc metallopeptidase — its product is MFFHPMDFLIIIAFLLSLWAQFRVKGTFNKFADVPASSGMTGAEAARRMLDANGLTSVPVEHIPGTLTDHYDPLSRVVRLSDPVYFGNSISSLSVACHEVGHAIQHKVSYPMLVARHRIFPVVNLVSGVAPLLLLAGFFFHMAGLLLIGIIFFSAAVAFQLITLPVEFNASSRAKKLMVQMGFIRNTEERSASKVLGAAALTYVAAALISVLELAKYIMIFRSEED
- a CDS encoding glutamate-1-semialdehyde 2,1-aminomutase, which produces MNREKSAHLHQQATDVILGGVNSPSRSFKAVGGGAPVTMERAQGAYFWDVDGNRYIDYLAAYGPIITGHAHPHVTKAICEAAANGTLYGTPTPWEVQFATMIREAIPSMERIRFNNSGTEAVMTCIRVARAYTGRVKIIKFAGCYHGHSDLVLVAAGSGPSTLGIPDSAGIPQSIANEVITVPFNDIEAFADAMKRWGSETAAVLVEPIVGNFGIVTPEPGFLEAVNRITHEAGALVVYDEVITAFRFCYGGAQNLLGVEPDLTALGKIIGGGLPIGAYGGRREIMEQVAPLGPAYQAGTMAGNPASIRAGIACLEVLKQQGVYDEFERLGTMLEAGIREAAKTHGVTIQLNRVKGALAVYFTDEPVRDYDAAQKADGELFARFFRLMLDEGICLAPSKYEAWFVTTAHTEEDIRETIAAVDRSFAALNA
- a CDS encoding ABC transporter ATP-binding protein, which codes for MIQVNHLQKEFRIHQSRAGLGGAFRDLFSREYKTVKAVDNLSFTVEEGEMFALIGENGAGKSTTIKMLTGILTPSDGQIEINGYVPFKEREDYVRSIGVVFGQRSQLWWDLSPMESFRLLKSVYKVDETEGEKWLNRLIEELDISSFVSQPVRKLSLGQRMRCEIAASLIHKPRLLFLDEPTVGLDVLVKQKIREFLRNLNETENMTILLTTHDVSDIEALCKRVLVMDKGKLIFDGLLSDLKERWGNGTEVSFQMKKRTSAEELRRVLGEMPCEIEQVNEYTLSVQVARSQEMLPYVLSTVMSSFDVSDVKIMETSTEDIVRNIYSTDSEVASHA